A stretch of Candidatus Purcelliella pentastirinorum DNA encodes these proteins:
- the fabA gene encoding bifunctional 3-hydroxydecanoyl-ACP dehydratase/trans-2-decenoyl-ACP isomerase, whose amino-acid sequence MFDRRSFYNKDDLISSGYGRLFGFDGPFLPIGKMLMIDRIIKINSNGGFYKKGYIEAELDIFSNLWFFNYHFVNDPVMPGCLGLDAMWQLVGFYLGWLGYKGKGRALGVGEVKFTGQILPNTKKITYCIHFKRVINRRLVLGIANGKVIVDNKIIYIASDLKVGLFKDISFF is encoded by the coding sequence ATGTTTGATAGACGTAGTTTTTATAATAAAGATGATTTAATTTCTTCCGGGTATGGTAGATTATTTGGATTTGATGGTCCATTTTTACCAATTGGTAAAATGTTAATGATAGATCGTATTATTAAAATAAATAGTAACGGTGGTTTTTATAAAAAAGGTTATATAGAGGCTGAGTTAGATATTTTTTCTAATTTATGGTTTTTTAATTATCATTTTGTTAATGATCCGGTTATGCCTGGTTGTTTAGGTTTGGATGCTATGTGGCAGTTAGTTGGGTTTTATTTAGGTTGGCTGGGATATAAAGGTAAAGGAAGGGCTTTAGGAGTTGGTGAAGTAAAATTCACTGGTCAAATTTTACCTAATACTAAAAAGATTACATATTGTATTCATTTTAAACGTGTTATTAATAGAAGATTAGTTTTGGGAATCGCAAATGGTAAAGTTATTGTAGATAATAAAATAATTTATATAGCATCAGATTTAAAAGTTGGTTTATTTAAAGATATTTCATTTTTTTAG
- the dcd gene encoding dCTP deaminase: MKFYDKDIKKWIENGKILIKPKPKKNNIKEASIDIHLGNKFRVFNKNNHGYIDLKKYEINKNNKINKIISKEINISNNKKFYLYPQEMALGITKEYVNLPNNLIGTLYGRSSLARIGLMIHITANRIDPGWCGNIVLEFYNFNKLPLLLYPGMIIGALSFEKLSGYVKRSYNTRKNSKYKNQKNILNN, encoded by the coding sequence ATGAAATTTTACGACAAAGATATAAAAAAATGGATTGAAAACGGTAAAATACTCATAAAACCAAAACCTAAAAAAAATAACATTAAAGAAGCTAGTATAGATATACATTTAGGCAATAAATTTCGTGTATTTAATAAAAATAATCATGGATATATAGATTTAAAAAAATACGAAATAAATAAAAATAACAAAATAAATAAAATTATTAGCAAAGAAATAAACATTTCTAACAATAAAAAATTTTATTTATATCCTCAAGAAATGGCATTAGGAATAACAAAAGAATATGTAAATTTACCAAATAATTTAATTGGAACATTATATGGACGTTCATCTCTAGCTAGAATAGGATTAATGATACACATAACAGCAAATCGTATAGATCCAGGATGGTGTGGTAACATTGTGTTAGAATTCTATAACTTTAATAAATTACCATTGCTATTATATCCTGGAATGATTATAGGAGCACTATCTTTTGAAAAACTATCAGGTTATGTGAAAAGATCATATAATACAAGAAAAAATTCAAAATATAAAAATCAAAAAAATATATTAAATAACTAA
- the corA gene encoding magnesium/cobalt transporter CorA yields the protein MLAIFKLDNNRLKKIDIESNNNVENFESSIWVDLIDPKDEEREFIRNKLGQILASRPELEDIEASARFFENEDGLHIHSFFFFHNSIERSGNSTVAFTIVDNRLYTLREKELLTFKLYFMRISKQKFINGNVYELFLDLFEIKVEQLADEIEYMYSSLEKLSKIIMEGQQGDEFDEALSILAELEDIGWKVRLCLMDSQRAINFLVRKANLQIKQREQSREILRDIESLLPHNESLFQKVNFLMQVAIGFISIEQNRIIKIFSVVSVIFLPPTLVASSYGMNFIFMPELRWIFGYPFAIILMIVAGLAPYFYFKQKNWL from the coding sequence ATGTTAGCTATATTCAAATTAGATAATAATCGTTTAAAAAAGATAGATATAGAATCTAATAATAATGTAGAGAATTTCGAATCCTCTATATGGGTGGATTTAATTGATCCTAAAGATGAGGAGAGAGAATTTATACGTAATAAGTTGGGTCAAATATTAGCTAGTCGTCCAGAATTAGAAGATATTGAAGCTTCTGCTCGTTTTTTTGAAAATGAAGATGGTTTGCATATACATTCTTTTTTCTTTTTTCATAATTCCATAGAAAGATCTGGAAATTCTACCGTTGCTTTTACAATAGTTGATAATCGATTGTATACTTTACGAGAAAAAGAATTATTAACTTTTAAATTATATTTTATGAGAATAAGTAAACAAAAATTTATTAATGGCAATGTTTATGAATTATTTTTAGATTTATTTGAAATAAAAGTTGAACAACTTGCTGATGAAATTGAATATATGTATAGTTCTTTAGAAAAATTAAGTAAAATTATTATGGAAGGTCAGCAGGGTGATGAGTTCGATGAAGCATTGTCTATATTGGCTGAATTAGAAGATATAGGATGGAAAGTTAGATTATGTTTGATGGATAGTCAACGTGCTATAAATTTTCTTGTTCGTAAAGCTAATTTGCAAATTAAACAAAGGGAACAATCTAGAGAAATATTAAGAGATATTGAATCTTTATTACCTCATAATGAATCATTATTTCAGAAAGTTAATTTTTTGATGCAAGTTGCTATAGGTTTTATTAGTATAGAGCAAAATAGGATTATTAAGATTTTTTCTGTAGTATCTGTTATTTTTTTACCACCTACTTTGGTGGCTTCTAGTTATGGCATGAATTTTATTTTTATGCCTGAACTTAGGTGGATTTTTGGTTATCCATTTGCTATAATTTTAATGATAGTTGCTGGTTTAGCCCCTTATTTTTATTTTAAACAAAAAAATTGGCTATAA
- a CDS encoding ABC transporter ATP-binding protein: MKYALELINISKIYCNEIYALKDISLNVKIGDFYALLGPNGAGKSTAIGIITSLVNKTTGKIFIFGHNLEFDTVNAKRHLGLVPQEFNFNPFETVLQIVVNQAGYYGVCKYEARIRAKKYLGELNLWDKRNEIARMLSGGMKRRLMLARTLMHNPKLLILDEPTAGVDIELRRFIWKYLKNLNYNGVTIILTTHYLEEVENLCKNIGIFNKGLLIENSSMKLLLSKLKFQTFIFDILMQNRNINLRGFKYKLIDQYTLEVEVMRSQGLNSVFNQLNLQGIKVFSMRNKSNRLEELFVKLIKNNKGENL, encoded by the coding sequence ATGAAGTATGCACTTGAATTAATAAATATTAGTAAAATATATTGTAATGAAATTTATGCTCTTAAAGATATATCTTTAAATGTCAAAATAGGTGATTTTTATGCGTTATTAGGTCCTAATGGTGCTGGTAAATCTACAGCTATTGGTATTATTACCTCTTTAGTTAATAAAACTACTGGTAAAATATTTATTTTTGGTCATAATTTAGAATTTGATACTGTTAATGCAAAGCGTCATTTAGGATTAGTACCTCAGGAGTTTAATTTTAATCCATTTGAAACAGTTTTACAAATAGTAGTTAACCAAGCTGGTTATTATGGTGTTTGTAAGTATGAAGCCCGTATTCGTGCTAAGAAATATTTAGGTGAATTAAATTTATGGGATAAGAGAAATGAAATAGCACGTATGTTATCTGGCGGTATGAAAAGACGTTTAATGTTAGCTAGAACTTTAATGCATAATCCTAAGTTATTAATTTTAGATGAGCCTACAGCAGGTGTTGATATTGAATTACGTAGATTTATTTGGAAATATTTAAAGAATTTAAATTATAATGGTGTAACTATAATTTTGACTACTCATTATTTGGAAGAAGTTGAAAATTTGTGTAAAAATATTGGTATATTTAATAAGGGTTTATTAATAGAAAATAGTTCAATGAAATTATTATTATCTAAATTAAAATTTCAAACTTTTATATTTGATATTTTAATGCAAAATAGAAATATAAATTTAAGGGGATTTAAGTATAAATTAATTGATCAATATACATTAGAAGTAGAAGTTATGCGTAGTCAGGGTTTAAATTCTGTATTTAATCAATTAAATTTACAAGGTATTAAAGTATTTAGTATGCGTAATAAATCTAATAGATTGGAAGAATTATTTGTTAAACTTATTAAAAATAATAAAGGAGAAAATTTATGA
- the hemC gene encoding hydroxymethylbilane synthase, with translation MLKKKIKIATRNSPLAIKQAEYVKKKIQHIYPKINVELFPVITKNNKISKKILNDQLNKGIFVKNLEIALLKKDADLAVHSVKDLSTKLPDGLILTAICKRDNALDAFISNHYKTIESLIEGSTIGTSSPRRKSQILNYKKNILIKPIRGNIETRLKLLDLGKYDAIILAVAGLKRLGLENRINQIISTNISLPSGGQGAIGIECLINNYKIISLLKKINHKDSEILIKAERSFNKELNSECQLPIGSYATLKNNKICLKGIIGSINGTCLIKDKQIGNKEQANIIGKKLAKKIIKNGGKEIIKSFIKKKHDNFNIKTTSIWKKTSKKII, from the coding sequence ATGTTAAAAAAAAAAATTAAAATAGCAACAAGAAATAGTCCTTTAGCTATAAAACAAGCAGAATATGTAAAAAAAAAAATACAACACATATATCCTAAAATAAATGTAGAATTATTTCCTGTAATTACAAAAAATAACAAAATATCAAAAAAAATCTTAAACGATCAATTAAATAAAGGAATATTTGTTAAAAATCTAGAAATAGCACTATTAAAAAAAGACGCAGATTTAGCTGTTCATTCAGTAAAAGATTTATCAACAAAACTTCCAGATGGACTAATTTTAACAGCTATTTGTAAACGTGATAATGCATTAGATGCATTTATATCAAACCATTATAAAACAATAGAATCACTAATTGAAGGATCTACAATAGGAACATCAAGCCCAAGAAGAAAATCACAAATACTAAATTATAAAAAAAACATACTTATAAAACCTATAAGAGGAAATATAGAAACAAGACTAAAATTATTAGATTTGGGAAAATATGATGCAATAATATTAGCTGTTGCAGGATTAAAAAGATTAGGTTTAGAAAATAGAATAAATCAAATAATATCAACAAATATATCTTTACCTTCAGGAGGACAAGGAGCTATTGGAATAGAATGCTTAATTAATAATTATAAAATAATTTCTTTATTAAAAAAAATAAATCACAAAGATTCAGAAATATTAATTAAAGCGGAACGATCATTTAATAAGGAATTAAATTCCGAATGTCAATTACCTATAGGTAGTTATGCAACACTTAAAAATAATAAAATATGCTTAAAAGGGATAATAGGATCAATAAATGGAACATGCCTTATAAAGGACAAACAAATAGGAAATAAAGAACAAGCAAATATTATAGGAAAAAAACTAGCAAAAAAAATAATTAAAAATGGAGGTAAAGAAATAATAAAATCTTTTATAAAAAAAAAACATGACAATTTTAATATTAAGACCACATCCATATGGAAAAAAACTAGCAAAAAAATTATTTGA
- the hpt gene encoding hypoxanthine phosphoribosyltransferase has protein sequence MKYYIEKLISSDDINSKVNYLGKQITQDYFNINKKFILIGLLRGSFIFVSDLCRVINIPHEVDFMTVSSYGSNMFSSRDVKIIKDLDGNIYDKDVLIVEDIIDSGYTISKVYEMLLLRKPNSLSICTLLDKPSCREVNIFIKYIGFTISNEFVIGYGIDYNQNYRHLSYIGKVVVN, from the coding sequence ATGAAATATTATATTGAAAAGTTGATTTCTTCTGATGATATAAATTCAAAGGTTAATTATTTAGGTAAACAGATTACACAGGATTACTTTAATATAAATAAAAAATTTATATTGATTGGTTTATTGAGAGGGTCTTTTATTTTTGTATCTGATTTATGTAGAGTAATTAATATTCCTCATGAAGTAGATTTTATGACTGTATCAAGTTATGGTAGTAATATGTTTTCTTCTAGAGATGTAAAGATTATTAAAGATTTAGATGGAAATATTTATGATAAAGATGTATTAATTGTTGAAGATATAATAGATTCCGGTTATACCATAAGTAAAGTTTATGAAATGTTATTGTTACGCAAACCCAATTCGTTATCTATTTGTACTTTATTGGATAAACCATCATGTAGAGAAGTAAATATATTTATTAAATATATTGGGTTTACTATATCTAATGAATTTGTTATTGGTTATGGTATTGATTATAATCAAAATTACAGACATTTATCTTATATAGGAAAAGTTGTTGTTAATTAA
- a CDS encoding ABC transporter permease — protein sequence MTQLYWVALKSIWSKEINRFSRIWIQTIIPPVITMTLYFIIFGNLIGDHIGTMDGFCYIKFIMPGLIMMSVINNSYSNVASSFFSAKFQRNIEELLVAPVPSHIIILGYVGGGVARGICVGFLVNMILLFFISFKIYSFFMIFLIIFLTAFLFSLAGLLNAVFAKTFDDISLVPTFVLTPLTYLGGVFYSLNLLPSFWKTISKFNPIVYMISGFRFGFLGIQDVPIIFTLLVLFFFIFLFYFFLWFLFEKGIGLRN from the coding sequence ATGACCCAATTATATTGGGTAGCTTTAAAGAGTATATGGAGTAAGGAAATTAATAGATTTTCTAGAATATGGATTCAAACTATAATCCCTCCAGTTATTACTATGACATTATATTTTATTATTTTTGGTAATTTAATTGGTGATCATATTGGAACTATGGATGGTTTTTGTTATATTAAATTTATTATGCCAGGTTTAATTATGATGTCGGTTATTAACAATTCTTATTCAAATGTTGCTTCATCGTTTTTTAGTGCTAAATTTCAAAGGAATATTGAAGAATTATTAGTAGCTCCTGTCCCATCGCATATAATAATTTTAGGGTATGTTGGTGGTGGTGTTGCTAGAGGTATATGTGTTGGTTTTTTAGTTAATATGATTTTATTATTTTTTATTTCATTTAAAATATATTCTTTTTTTATGATATTTTTGATTATTTTTTTAACTGCTTTTTTATTTTCATTAGCAGGTTTATTAAATGCAGTTTTTGCAAAAACATTTGATGATATTAGTTTAGTACCTACTTTTGTTTTAACCCCATTAACTTATTTAGGTGGTGTGTTTTATTCACTTAACTTATTACCTTCTTTTTGGAAAACTATTTCTAAATTTAATCCTATTGTATATATGATTAGTGGTTTTCGTTTTGGTTTTTTAGGAATTCAAGATGTTCCTATTATTTTTACTTTATTAGTATTGTTTTTTTTTATTTTTTTGTTTTATTTTTTTTTGTGGTTTCTCTTTGAGAAAGGTATAGGTTTAAGAAATTAA
- a CDS encoding uroporphyrinogen-III synthase produces MTILILRPHPYGKKLAKKLFDLGFNTYNLSLITFKKGKNLKLLPKIFTLLKNKDLIFVLSQQTIKFVNNFLNRLNLKWPIKPIYYAIGENTALKLKKNINKKINYPENKANMETLINLLKLQDLKGKTTLVLQSNNSRNLLKKILKKNGAKIISIECYKQINKKINKKKEINKLKKYKIKEIVVTSKKILKKLYKLIPPKDRIKWLLKCKIVVISKRLAKIAYKLGWKKIYISEKANNNSLIKTLKQII; encoded by the coding sequence ATGACAATTTTAATATTAAGACCACATCCATATGGAAAAAAACTAGCAAAAAAATTATTTGACCTAGGTTTTAACACATATAATTTATCATTAATAACATTTAAAAAAGGAAAAAATTTAAAATTATTACCTAAAATATTTACTTTATTAAAAAATAAAGATCTAATATTTGTATTATCACAACAAACAATAAAATTTGTTAATAACTTTTTAAATAGATTAAACTTAAAATGGCCCATAAAACCAATTTATTATGCAATAGGAGAAAATACTGCATTAAAATTAAAAAAAAATATTAACAAAAAAATTAATTATCCCGAAAATAAAGCAAACATGGAAACATTAATTAATTTATTAAAATTACAAGATTTAAAGGGAAAAACAACTCTAGTACTTCAAAGTAATAATAGTAGAAATTTATTAAAAAAAATCTTAAAAAAAAATGGTGCAAAAATCATATCTATAGAATGCTATAAACAAATAAATAAAAAAATAAATAAAAAAAAAGAAATAAATAAACTAAAAAAATATAAAATAAAAGAAATAGTAGTAACAAGCAAAAAAATTTTAAAAAAATTGTATAAATTAATACCACCCAAAGATCGAATAAAATGGTTGTTAAAATGTAAAATTGTAGTAATAAGTAAAAGATTAGCAAAAATAGCATATAAATTAGGTTGGAAAAAAATTTACATATCAGAAAAAGCAAATAATAACTCATTAATAAAAACATTAAAACAGATAATATAA